One stretch of Saccharopolyspora erythraea DNA includes these proteins:
- the lhgO gene encoding L-2-hydroxyglutarate oxidase: protein MTATNDVTIIGGGIVGLATAFALARDGRERRIAVIDKEPAWGAHQTGHNSGVIHSGLYYPPGSGKARLARAGGEAMYAFCAEHGIPVERTGKVVVATSDDELPRLAELARRGEANGVRVTELDPASLREREPNVRGIRALLVPDAGITDFGAVARRLAGLLAGLGVELHHGTELVGVRTDGAELVLETTTGEIRSRHAVNCAGLHSDVVAELAGAEPPARVLPFRGEYFETTGAARDLVHALVYPVPDPAFPFLGVHLTRMVDGSLHVGPNAVPALSREGYDWRSWSGAHLRRLATDPALRVLARKYWRTGAGEIARSAFKPLFVRAAQRLLPGLRGSDLRRAEAGVRAQAVRPDGTLVDDFLVVEDRHWVHVLNAPSPAATASLLIGADIAERTRRSLDAA, encoded by the coding sequence ATGACGGCGACCAACGACGTGACCATCATCGGCGGCGGCATCGTCGGGCTGGCGACCGCGTTCGCGCTCGCGCGCGACGGGCGCGAGCGGCGGATCGCGGTGATCGACAAGGAACCGGCCTGGGGCGCGCACCAGACCGGCCACAACTCCGGCGTCATCCACAGTGGACTGTACTACCCGCCTGGCAGCGGCAAGGCCCGTCTGGCCAGGGCGGGCGGCGAGGCGATGTACGCCTTCTGCGCCGAGCACGGGATTCCCGTCGAACGGACCGGGAAGGTCGTGGTGGCGACATCGGACGACGAGCTGCCGCGGCTGGCCGAGCTGGCCAGGCGGGGCGAGGCCAACGGCGTTCGGGTCACCGAGCTCGACCCCGCCTCGCTGCGCGAACGGGAACCGAACGTGCGCGGCATCCGGGCCCTGCTGGTGCCCGACGCCGGGATCACCGACTTCGGGGCGGTCGCCCGCCGGCTGGCCGGGCTGCTGGCCGGGCTCGGGGTCGAGCTGCACCACGGCACCGAGCTCGTCGGAGTCCGCACCGACGGGGCGGAACTGGTCCTGGAGACCACGACCGGGGAGATCCGCAGCCGGCACGCGGTCAACTGCGCCGGGCTGCACAGCGACGTCGTCGCCGAGCTCGCCGGGGCCGAGCCGCCCGCGCGCGTCCTGCCGTTCCGCGGCGAGTACTTCGAGACCACCGGTGCCGCCCGCGACCTGGTGCACGCGCTGGTCTACCCGGTGCCCGACCCGGCCTTCCCGTTCCTCGGCGTGCACCTCACGCGGATGGTCGACGGCAGCCTGCACGTCGGCCCCAACGCGGTGCCCGCGCTCTCGCGCGAGGGCTACGACTGGCGCTCGTGGTCCGGGGCGCACCTGCGCAGGCTGGCGACCGACCCGGCGCTGCGGGTGCTGGCCAGGAAGTACTGGCGGACCGGCGCGGGTGAGATCGCGCGGTCGGCGTTCAAGCCGCTGTTCGTGCGCGCAGCCCAGCGGCTGCTGCCCGGCCTGCGCGGCAGCGACCTGCGCCGGGCGGAGGCGGGCGTGCGCGCGCAGGCCGTGCGGCCCGACGGCACCCTGGTCGACGACTTCCTGGTGGTCGAGGACCGGCACTGGGTGCACGTGCTCAACGCCCCGTCCCCCGCGGCCACCGCGTCCCTGCTGATCGGGGCCGACATCGCCGAGCGGACCCGGCGGTCGCTGGACGCCGCGTAG
- a CDS encoding SsgA family sporulation/cell division regulator codes for MRNDHVTLRSTAVFDLLAPQTPAVPVQVELRYDTRDPYAVVAAFRTGRAGWVEWVFARDLLADGLIAHAGVGDVTIRPAVDDPEVVVIELSSPSGHAVFEASAQELADFLDRTYDVVVPGNENLWVNVDDALTRLLPHDLS; via the coding sequence ATGCGTAACGATCACGTGACACTCCGTTCAACGGCGGTGTTCGATCTGCTGGCCCCGCAGACGCCGGCCGTGCCGGTGCAGGTCGAGCTGCGCTACGACACTCGCGACCCCTACGCCGTGGTGGCCGCGTTCCGCACCGGCCGCGCGGGTTGGGTCGAATGGGTCTTCGCGCGCGACCTGCTGGCCGACGGCCTCATCGCGCACGCGGGCGTGGGCGATGTGACCATCCGCCCCGCGGTCGACGACCCCGAGGTCGTGGTGATCGAGCTGAGCTCCCCCTCCGGGCACGCCGTGTTCGAGGCTTCGGCGCAGGAGCTGGCCGACTTTCTGGACCGCACCTACGACGTGGTGGTCCCCGGCAACGAGAACCTGTGGGTCAACGTCGACGACGCGCTCACCCGCCTGTTGCCGCACGACCTGTCCTGA
- a CDS encoding tryptophan dimethylallyltransferase family protein produces MRAAGVPLGEYIAHQVKNLCGVLGIDDNGPLETIDMLLGPAYFRPISEPPLWPSDVADDETPVELSFTLDDDAGPRMRILGEPLATNPGPTSNLHAALQLLGALSERYAPSLNRFDTVSDLFLPGEPQGKFSLWISFIFGSDSRDPTLKIYFNPNVRGASEAHRLVAEALERLGFPGAFDCVSEYGLTRGNLDRLPFFSLDLEPGPRARVKVYIMHDDAQALDAQRAAEAVEGIDSEHIRRFCESLAGDVPTFSNRPLTTAYDFVEGDGARPSFHTLHLPIRDYVANDSIARQRLLRLLRDRGEDSTLAARAIEAVSTRPLDAGSGLISYISLRSGPQQSGTTIYLSSEAYSYKPALAEFAR; encoded by the coding sequence ATGCGCGCTGCCGGTGTCCCGCTTGGCGAATACATAGCACACCAGGTCAAAAACCTCTGCGGCGTGCTCGGAATCGACGACAACGGTCCACTCGAGACCATCGACATGCTGCTCGGCCCAGCCTACTTCAGGCCCATTTCGGAACCGCCGTTATGGCCGAGCGATGTTGCCGACGACGAAACTCCGGTAGAATTGTCGTTCACCCTCGACGACGACGCCGGTCCGCGAATGCGAATTCTCGGTGAGCCGCTCGCGACCAACCCCGGACCCACCAGCAACCTGCACGCCGCACTGCAACTGCTGGGCGCGCTGAGCGAGCGCTACGCGCCTTCCCTCAACCGTTTCGACACCGTCTCCGACCTGTTTCTCCCCGGTGAACCGCAGGGCAAGTTCTCCCTGTGGATCTCCTTCATCTTCGGGTCCGACTCGCGGGACCCGACGCTGAAGATCTATTTCAACCCCAACGTGCGGGGGGCCTCCGAGGCGCACCGGCTGGTCGCCGAGGCGCTGGAGCGGCTCGGCTTCCCCGGAGCGTTCGACTGCGTCTCCGAATACGGCCTCACCCGCGGAAACCTCGACCGGCTCCCGTTCTTCTCGCTCGACCTCGAACCCGGCCCGCGAGCCAGGGTGAAGGTCTACATCATGCACGACGACGCCCAGGCATTGGACGCGCAACGGGCGGCCGAGGCCGTCGAGGGAATCGACTCCGAGCACATCCGGCGATTCTGCGAATCGCTGGCGGGCGACGTTCCCACATTCTCCAACCGTCCCCTCACCACGGCTTACGACTTCGTCGAAGGCGATGGCGCACGCCCCAGCTTCCACACACTGCACCTGCCGATCCGGGACTACGTCGCAAACGATTCGATCGCCCGCCAGCGACTTCTGCGACTGCTGCGCGACCGCGGGGAGGACTCGACGCTCGCGGCTCGCGCCATCGAGGCCGTCTCCACCCGCCCACTGGACGCCGGATCGGGACTGATCTCCTACATTTCCCTGCGCTCGGGACCCCAGCAAAGCGGCACCACGATCTATTTGTCGTCGGAAGCCTACAGCTACAAACCAGCGCTGGCCGAATTCGCCCGCTGA
- a CDS encoding DUF742 domain-containing protein — translation MAREDDVWLDEAAGPLVRPYAMTRGRTRPTSPELDMVTQVVTARRGTTDRSGLSVEHLDILELCKRPLSIAEVASYLDVPLVVGKVLVGDLIERGDLIAGSASSRTAEMPNRKLLQAVLDGVRRL, via the coding sequence ATGGCTCGCGAGGACGACGTGTGGCTGGACGAGGCGGCGGGCCCGCTGGTCCGGCCCTATGCGATGACGCGGGGACGGACCCGTCCGACAAGCCCCGAACTGGACATGGTCACGCAGGTCGTGACCGCCCGCCGCGGCACCACCGACCGCTCCGGCCTGTCGGTGGAACACCTGGACATCCTCGAGCTCTGCAAGCGGCCGCTGTCGATCGCCGAAGTGGCCTCCTACCTCGACGTACCCCTGGTGGTGGGGAAGGTGCTGGTGGGCGATCTCATCGAGCGCGGCGACCTCATCGCGGGCTCGGCGTCGTCCAGAACGGCCGAGATGCCGAACCGAAAACTACTCCAGGCGGTGCTCGATGGTGTCCGCAGGCTCTGA
- a CDS encoding roadblock/LC7 domain-containing protein, translating into MSEKVGSDAELNWLLDDLVQRVVGAQYAVVLSSDGLLLAKSAELSVEDSEHLSAMASAFQSLAKETGRHFKGGKVRQTIVEMDHAFLFVTAAGSGACLAVLGEEEADVGMIAYEMNLLVVRVGNYLSSAPRGGEPVDLKQG; encoded by the coding sequence ATGAGCGAGAAGGTCGGCTCAGACGCCGAGTTGAACTGGCTGTTGGACGACCTGGTCCAGCGGGTCGTCGGGGCGCAGTACGCAGTCGTGCTCTCCTCCGACGGCCTGCTGCTGGCCAAGTCCGCTGAACTGTCGGTCGAGGACTCCGAGCACCTCTCCGCGATGGCCTCGGCCTTCCAGAGCCTGGCCAAGGAGACCGGCAGGCACTTCAAGGGCGGCAAGGTCCGCCAGACCATCGTCGAGATGGACCACGCGTTCCTGTTCGTCACCGCCGCCGGGAGCGGCGCCTGCCTGGCGGTGCTCGGCGAGGAGGAGGCCGACGTGGGGATGATCGCCTACGAGATGAACCTGCTCGTGGTCCGCGTGGGCAACTACCTCAGCTCCGCGCCTCGCGGTGGCGAGCCGGTCGACCTCAAGCAGGGCTGA
- a CDS encoding GTP-binding protein has protein sequence MSETLTAPTAVKIVIAGGFGAGKTTMVGSVSEIVPLRTEEVLTEASAGVDDLAGIEEKNTTTVALDFGRITINQQLVLYLFGTPGQDRFWFMWNELARGAIGAVVIVDTRRIEASFPAIDFFESRGIPFIVTVNQFDGSIPYGAEEVRHALDIDDEVPVVVSDARNREAAKNALVELIEYSIRRLDETEGEAGAGDGEPVDSEVPAAQ, from the coding sequence ATGTCCGAGACGCTCACCGCGCCGACAGCGGTGAAGATCGTCATCGCCGGCGGGTTCGGCGCGGGCAAGACCACGATGGTCGGCTCGGTGAGCGAGATCGTGCCGCTGCGCACCGAGGAGGTGCTCACCGAGGCCAGCGCCGGGGTCGACGACCTGGCGGGCATCGAGGAGAAGAACACCACGACCGTCGCGCTCGACTTCGGCCGCATCACGATCAACCAGCAGCTCGTGCTCTACCTGTTCGGCACGCCCGGGCAGGACCGGTTCTGGTTCATGTGGAACGAGCTCGCCCGCGGCGCGATCGGCGCGGTGGTGATCGTGGACACCCGGCGCATCGAGGCCAGCTTCCCGGCGATCGACTTCTTCGAGAGCCGCGGGATCCCGTTCATCGTCACGGTGAACCAGTTCGACGGCTCGATCCCCTACGGGGCCGAGGAGGTCCGCCACGCCCTCGACATCGACGACGAGGTGCCGGTGGTGGTCTCCGACGCCCGCAACCGGGAGGCGGCCAAGAACGCACTGGTCGAGCTGATCGAGTACTCGATCCGGCGGCTCGACGAGACCGAGGGCGAGGCCGGCGCCGGCGACGGCGAGCCGGTCGACAGCGAGGTCCCGGCCGCCCAGTAG
- the pepE gene encoding dipeptidase PepE, which translates to MEPAAGLSRKGKDVELLLLSSSTTHTSTFLGYALEAVSRWLDGRDRLVFVPYAKREHDAYTDAVREALRPLGVRVEGLHRAGDPVAAVRESEAVFVGGGNTFRLLSALYARDLVAALREAVGDRTRYMGSSAGTNMACPTLRTSNDMPIVQPPSFDALGLVPFQINPHYLDPDPAGTHMGETREERIAEFLEENDVPVLGVREGSWVRVSGERAKLGGAAGARLFTRGAEPRELTAGADLSCLLGERPRYDLG; encoded by the coding sequence TTGGAACCGGCCGCCGGCCTCTCGCGGAAGGGCAAGGACGTGGAACTGCTGCTGCTCTCCAGCTCGACGACGCACACCAGCACCTTCCTCGGCTACGCGCTGGAGGCCGTGTCGCGGTGGCTGGACGGCCGCGACCGGCTGGTCTTCGTGCCCTACGCCAAGCGGGAGCACGACGCCTACACCGATGCGGTGCGGGAGGCGCTCCGCCCGCTCGGCGTCCGGGTGGAGGGGCTGCACCGGGCAGGCGACCCCGTCGCGGCGGTGCGCGAGTCCGAAGCCGTGTTCGTCGGCGGTGGCAACACCTTCCGCCTGCTTTCGGCCCTCTACGCGCGCGACCTGGTGGCGGCGCTGCGTGAGGCCGTCGGCGACCGAACCCGCTACATGGGCTCCAGCGCGGGGACGAACATGGCCTGCCCGACGCTGCGGACCAGCAACGACATGCCGATCGTGCAGCCGCCGTCGTTCGACGCGCTCGGCCTGGTGCCCTTCCAGATCAACCCGCACTACCTGGACCCGGACCCGGCGGGCACGCACATGGGGGAGACGCGGGAGGAGCGCATCGCCGAGTTCCTGGAGGAGAACGACGTCCCGGTCCTCGGAGTGCGCGAGGGCTCGTGGGTGCGGGTGAGCGGCGAGCGCGCCAAGCTCGGCGGTGCCGCGGGCGCCCGGCTGTTCACCAGGGGAGCCGAACCCCGCGAGCTGACCGCCGGCGCGGATCTCTCCTGCCTGCTGGGCGAACGGCCGCGCTACGACCTCGGGTGA
- a CDS encoding tryptophanase, whose amino-acid sequence MRELRPYVSAVVRPIPITTREERERELARAGYNPFNIQADKVSIDFMSDSGTGALSIDQQAWAQRADERYAGAESFYRFRESVADLVPYPHILPVHQGRAGERILFGALLKSGQISVSNTHFDTTRANVELLGCQALDLPCPGAADLDSDAPFKGDIDLDALERLLTGYAGGRVGQILMTITNNGGGGQPVSMANLRAVSELARRHGVPFLLDAARFAENAWLVTRREEGYENWTPREVARAAFELADGCVASLKKDGLSHVGGFIGLHDTGLATRCEAHVIAGEGFRTYGGMTGHTMETLAQGLREVVEPSYLADREREAAFLADEAHRAGVDTVRPSGLHAIYLNAGRLLPHLRPGDFPGHALGCQLYLEGGIRAVELGSLYLGKLDDDHSLVSPAPYELVRLAIPRRVYDHSHLEYVGDVLASIAKEPERVPGYRITHAPELLRHFHLRLEPAARR is encoded by the coding sequence ATGCGAGAACTCAGGCCTTACGTGTCGGCGGTCGTGCGCCCCATTCCGATCACCACCAGGGAAGAACGCGAACGAGAACTGGCCCGCGCCGGATACAACCCGTTCAACATCCAGGCCGACAAGGTCTCGATCGACTTCATGTCGGATTCCGGTACGGGTGCGCTTTCAATCGACCAGCAGGCCTGGGCACAACGCGCCGACGAGAGGTACGCGGGCGCGGAGTCGTTCTACCGGTTCCGGGAGTCGGTGGCCGACCTGGTGCCCTACCCGCACATCCTGCCGGTCCACCAGGGACGAGCCGGCGAACGAATACTCTTCGGTGCACTGCTCAAGTCCGGCCAGATCAGCGTCAGCAACACCCATTTCGACACCACTCGGGCCAATGTGGAGCTGCTCGGCTGCCAGGCGCTGGACCTGCCGTGCCCGGGAGCCGCCGACCTCGACAGCGATGCCCCGTTCAAGGGCGACATCGACCTGGACGCGCTCGAGCGGCTGCTGACCGGCTATGCCGGCGGCCGGGTCGGCCAGATCCTGATGACCATCACCAACAACGGCGGTGGCGGCCAGCCCGTGTCGATGGCGAACCTGCGCGCGGTCAGCGAGCTCGCCCGCCGGCACGGCGTGCCGTTCCTCCTCGACGCGGCGCGGTTCGCCGAGAACGCGTGGCTGGTGACCCGCCGGGAGGAGGGGTACGAGAACTGGACCCCGCGCGAGGTCGCACGCGCCGCCTTCGAGCTCGCCGACGGGTGCGTGGCGAGCCTGAAGAAGGACGGACTTTCCCACGTCGGCGGCTTCATCGGGTTGCACGACACCGGGCTGGCGACCCGGTGCGAGGCCCACGTCATCGCCGGGGAGGGCTTCCGGACCTACGGCGGGATGACCGGACACACCATGGAAACCCTCGCCCAGGGCCTGCGGGAGGTGGTGGAACCCAGCTACCTGGCCGACCGCGAGCGCGAGGCGGCCTTCCTCGCCGACGAGGCCCACCGCGCGGGAGTCGACACCGTGCGGCCGTCCGGTCTGCACGCGATCTACCTCAACGCGGGCAGGCTGCTGCCGCACCTGCGACCGGGCGACTTCCCGGGCCACGCGCTGGGCTGCCAGCTCTACCTGGAAGGCGGCATCCGGGCCGTCGAGCTCGGCTCGCTCTACCTCGGCAAGCTCGACGACGACCACTCCCTGGTCTCGCCCGCGCCCTACGAGCTGGTCCGGCTGGCCATCCCGCGCCGGGTCTACGACCACAGCCACCTGGAGTACGTCGGCGACGTGCTGGCTTCGATCGCAAAGGAGCCGGAGCGGGTCCCGGGCTACCGGATCACCCACGCGCCGGAGCTCCTGCGGCACTTCCACCTGCGCCTGGAGCCGGCCGCGCGCCGCTGA
- a CDS encoding sensor histidine kinase produces MVLLVMWAVFSSYTIFEGFYLRTVGLGVKEASIPAVNSLVALQKERQLTMLSLGHSPAATATLPAQRAETDRAVDQMKSKMQGLLSGAPDNIVQGADKLVSLLDQLPQERGRIDGHTASPEEVFDYYNSVLDAGGNLFETQSRLVPDGESIQGALTATDLFRAADQMSRVASLGGNAVAAGRFTPEQHTTFVSLVGSYRSKLITDAPNLQPQAKAEYEQLLNSDAWRNLQQLENQLISHPPQQSGDLRVTEQQWLDASNQVADELVRIVISHSTQAVELVLANGNARYFEVIIGSAVALLAVILGIVLAIRNSRRLVDRALVTRLANLRTDSLTLAQQRLPDIMTRLERGEKVDIETELPALDYGGDEIGQVADAFNTAQFTAVSAAVKESQAREGVNKVFLGIAHRNQGLVHRQLKVLDKMEREEENPERLDTLFQLDHLATRARRNAENLIILAGEQPGRQWRKPVRLVDVLRAAVAETEQYHRVRVNQVPEVAVHGTAVGDVIHLCAELMENATAFSSPRSQVQVHSSDTPRGVLVQIEDQGLGMRPAARDDANELLVNPPRFEDITLRGDSRLGLFVVARLAARRGIEVDLRESAEGGIVAFVLLPSEIVVSEKGHEDPPETMRVAAANQLSPMVPRNREGSTPATERDLPAPRREVEPVVRNGRKPSVPAETQNEKPEFPSVDPDGRPPLPRRRRQQNLVPQLRDEPLEQQEEREYQVDHSPERTRGNMTAFQRGTRKARRSDDGSDRDSLQ; encoded by the coding sequence GTGGTGCTGCTGGTCATGTGGGCGGTCTTCTCCTCCTACACCATCTTCGAGGGCTTCTACCTGCGCACCGTCGGTCTCGGCGTGAAGGAAGCCTCGATCCCCGCGGTCAACAGCCTTGTGGCGCTGCAGAAGGAGCGCCAGCTGACGATGCTCAGCCTGGGCCACAGCCCGGCCGCCACGGCGACGCTGCCCGCTCAGCGGGCCGAGACCGACCGCGCCGTGGACCAGATGAAGTCCAAGATGCAGGGCCTGCTCTCCGGTGCGCCGGACAACATCGTGCAGGGTGCCGACAAGCTCGTGTCGCTGCTCGACCAGCTCCCGCAGGAGCGCGGCCGCATCGACGGGCACACCGCGAGCCCCGAAGAGGTCTTCGACTACTACAACAGCGTGCTCGACGCCGGCGGCAACCTGTTCGAGACCCAGTCGCGGCTGGTGCCCGACGGCGAGTCGATCCAGGGCGCGCTGACGGCCACCGACCTGTTCCGGGCCGCCGACCAGATGTCCAGGGTCGCCTCCCTCGGCGGCAACGCGGTCGCCGCCGGGCGGTTCACCCCCGAGCAGCACACGACGTTCGTCAGCCTGGTCGGGTCCTACCGCTCCAAGCTGATCACCGACGCGCCGAACCTGCAGCCGCAGGCCAAGGCCGAGTACGAGCAGCTGCTCAACAGCGACGCGTGGCGCAACCTGCAGCAGCTGGAGAACCAGCTGATCTCGCACCCCCCGCAACAGAGCGGCGACCTGCGCGTCACCGAGCAGCAGTGGCTCGACGCCAGCAACCAGGTCGCCGACGAGCTGGTCAGGATCGTCATCTCGCACTCGACCCAGGCGGTCGAGCTGGTGCTGGCCAACGGCAACGCGCGCTACTTCGAGGTCATCATCGGCAGCGCGGTCGCGCTGCTCGCGGTGATCCTCGGAATCGTGCTGGCGATCCGCAACTCCCGCAGGCTGGTCGACCGCGCGCTGGTCACCCGGCTGGCGAACCTGCGCACCGACTCCCTGACCCTGGCCCAACAACGGCTGCCCGACATCATGACCCGCCTGGAGCGCGGCGAGAAGGTCGACATCGAGACCGAGCTGCCCGCCCTGGACTACGGCGGCGACGAGATCGGCCAGGTGGCCGACGCCTTCAACACCGCGCAGTTCACCGCGGTCTCGGCGGCGGTCAAGGAGAGCCAGGCCCGTGAGGGCGTCAACAAGGTCTTCCTCGGCATCGCCCACCGCAACCAGGGGCTGGTGCACCGCCAGCTCAAGGTGCTGGACAAGATGGAGCGCGAGGAGGAGAACCCCGAGCGGCTGGACACCCTGTTCCAGCTCGACCACCTCGCCACCCGGGCCCGGCGCAACGCCGAGAACCTGATCATCCTCGCCGGCGAGCAGCCGGGACGGCAGTGGCGCAAGCCGGTCCGCCTGGTCGACGTCCTGCGCGCCGCGGTCGCCGAGACCGAGCAGTACCACCGGGTCCGGGTCAACCAGGTGCCCGAGGTCGCCGTGCACGGCACCGCCGTCGGCGACGTCATCCACCTGTGCGCGGAGCTGATGGAGAACGCCACCGCGTTCTCGTCCCCGCGGTCCCAGGTCCAGGTCCACAGCAGCGACACCCCGCGCGGCGTGCTGGTGCAGATCGAGGACCAGGGTCTGGGCATGCGTCCCGCCGCCAGGGACGACGCCAACGAACTCCTGGTGAACCCCCCGAGGTTCGAGGACATCACCCTGCGCGGTGACTCCCGGCTCGGCCTGTTCGTGGTCGCCAGGCTCGCCGCGAGGCGCGGCATCGAAGTGGATCTCCGAGAGTCCGCCGAGGGAGGGATCGTGGCCTTCGTGCTGCTGCCCTCCGAAATCGTGGTGTCCGAGAAGGGGCACGAGGATCCGCCGGAGACGATGCGCGTGGCCGCGGCCAACCAGCTGTCGCCCATGGTTCCCCGCAACCGGGAGGGCAGCACACCCGCGACCGAGCGCGATCTTCCGGCACCCCGCAGGGAGGTCGAGCCGGTGGTCAGGAACGGGCGCAAACCTTCGGTGCCCGCCGAAACCCAGAACGAAAAGCCGGAGTTCCCCTCCGTGGACCCGGACGGAAGGCCGCCGTTGCCCAGACGGCGACGGCAGCAGAACCTCGTTCCCCAGCTGCGCGACGAACCACTGGAGCAGCAGGAGGAGCGCGAGTACCAGGTCGACCATTCGCCTGAGCGGACCCGAGGCAACATGACCGCCTTCCAGCGCGGTACCCGCAAGGCACGTCGCAGCGACGACGGTTCCGACCGTGATTCTCTCCAGTGA
- a CDS encoding aldo/keto reductase has translation MTSIATRTLNDGRHIPVMGLGTYPMDDAEAERGVSGALEIGYRLIDTAANYGNETGTGRGVTGSGVPREEVVVTTKLPGRHHGHDETLASFEESRRRLGLDHVDLYLIHWPLPRLDRYVDSWKAMIKLREKGVVGSIGVSNFTPEHIERLERETGVLPAINQVELHPAFPQDELRAYHADKGIVTESWSPLGRGALLDDPAITEIARAHDVTPAQVVLRWHLQLDALPIAKSADPRRQRLNLDIFGFELGEDEMTAVADRPHRRIGGDPDSHEEF, from the coding sequence GTGACCAGCATCGCGACCCGCACGCTCAACGACGGCCGGCACATCCCGGTCATGGGGCTCGGGACCTACCCGATGGACGACGCCGAGGCCGAGCGCGGCGTGAGCGGCGCGCTCGAGATCGGATACCGGCTGATCGACACCGCGGCCAACTACGGCAACGAGACCGGCACCGGGCGCGGCGTGACCGGCAGCGGCGTGCCCCGGGAGGAGGTCGTGGTCACGACCAAGCTGCCGGGCCGCCACCACGGCCACGACGAGACCCTCGCCTCCTTCGAGGAGTCGCGGCGCAGGCTGGGCCTGGACCACGTGGACCTCTACCTCATCCACTGGCCGCTGCCCCGCCTCGACAGGTACGTGGACTCGTGGAAGGCGATGATCAAGCTGCGCGAGAAGGGCGTGGTCGGCTCGATCGGCGTCTCCAACTTCACGCCCGAGCACATCGAGCGCCTGGAGCGGGAGACGGGCGTGCTGCCCGCGATCAACCAGGTCGAGCTGCACCCGGCCTTCCCGCAGGACGAGCTGCGCGCCTACCACGCGGACAAGGGCATCGTCACCGAGAGCTGGAGCCCGCTGGGTCGCGGTGCCCTGCTCGACGACCCCGCCATCACCGAGATCGCCCGCGCGCACGACGTCACGCCCGCGCAGGTGGTGCTGCGCTGGCACCTCCAGCTCGACGCCCTGCCCATCGCGAAGTCGGCGGACCCGCGACGCCAGCGGCTGAACCTCGACATCTTCGGCTTCGAGCTCGGCGAGGACGAGATGACCGCCGTCGCCGACCGTCCGCACCGGCGCATCGGAGGCGACCCGGACAGCCACGAGGAGTTCTGA
- a CDS encoding TIGR02611 family protein, with translation MHAWRERLHHRRESIRERPTLNATYRITLGAFGAVVLLAGIAMIPYPGPGWLVVFAGLGILATEFHWAHRVNLFAKRHYHRWMDWLSRQHLATKLAVMGATGLIVLLTLWLLGLFGTVGGWFDLHWPWLRSPLFGD, from the coding sequence GTGCACGCCTGGCGGGAGAGGCTGCACCACCGCCGCGAGTCGATCCGGGAACGGCCAACGCTCAACGCGACCTACCGGATCACCCTTGGGGCCTTCGGCGCCGTCGTGCTCCTGGCGGGCATCGCGATGATCCCCTACCCCGGCCCCGGCTGGCTGGTGGTGTTCGCGGGACTGGGCATCCTGGCCACCGAGTTCCACTGGGCGCACCGGGTCAACCTCTTCGCCAAGCGCCACTACCACCGCTGGATGGACTGGCTGTCCCGCCAGCACCTGGCCACCAAGCTGGCGGTCATGGGCGCCACCGGGCTGATCGTGCTGCTCACGCTGTGGCTGCTCGGCCTGTTCGGCACCGTCGGCGGCTGGTTCGACCTGCACTGGCCGTGGCTGCGCTCCCCCCTGTTCGGGGACTGA